A window of Rhododendron vialii isolate Sample 1 chromosome 13a, ASM3025357v1 contains these coding sequences:
- the LOC131315057 gene encoding glyoxysomal fatty acid beta-oxidation multifunctional protein MFP-a-like isoform X4, translating to MKGRTVLEVGADGVAIITITNPPLNLLSVDVMLSLKESIEEALPRENVKAIVVTGSGGKFSGGFDVSVFGGSDGRKENQKVGFMSIEFLTDVLEAASKPIVAAIGGPALGGGFEVALACHARISTSTAQLGLPELQFGLIPGLGGTQRLPRLVGLTKALEMMLMSTPVTGQDAHILGLVDSVAPTDELVNTARSWALQILARRRPWVTSLHRTDKLESLAEARAILKVTRCQAQEQAPNLRHQLICINVIEEGIISGPRIGLLKEAEALEDLRQSEITRSLVHIFFARRGTSKIAGITDLGLTPRKVNRIAVVGGGLMGSGIATALIVSDYHVVLKEVNESSLLDGIGRVKVNLESQVKRGKMTQEKIERTLSRLNGVLSYDSFKDVDLVIEAVAENLCLKQQILFDIEKYCPQHSIFACNTSAFDLNAIGERTKSQNRIIGAHFFCPAYVTPLLEIVRTERTSPQVIVDLLDVGKRIKKTPVVVGNCTGFAIGRMFFPYSQSAMLLVERGADVYRVDHAITKFGMPLGPFRVVDRVGFEVAIATSNHYVKAYPERAFKPMLISVLQEENRAGESTRKGFYLYDDNGKASPDPDIQKYVERAQSTSDVTMCKDSLVVDLF from the exons atGAAGGGGAGAACAGTGTTGGAGGTGGGAGCCGATGGGGTCGCTATCATCACCATAACTAATCCGCCACTCAATTTGCTCTCCGTCGACG TTATGCTCAGCTTAAAAGAGAGCATTGAAGAAGCATTGCCAAGAGAGAATGTGAAAGCAATTGTGGTAACTG GTTCTGGTGGTAAATTCTCTGGAGGCTTTGATGTGTCTGTATTTGGTGGGAGTGATGGCAGAAAGG AGAACCAAAAGGTTGGATTTATGTCGATAGAATTTCTCACCGACGTTTTGGAAG CTGCAAGCAAACCTATAGTAGCCGCTATTGGTGGCCCTGCCTTGGGTGGTGGATTTGAAGTTGCACTG GCCTGCCATGCCCGGATATCAACTTCTACTGCACAGCTAGGCTTGCCTGAGCTTCAGTTTGGGTTAATTCCTGGACTTGGAG GAACACAGCGGTTGCCACGTCTTGTAGGCCTTACTAAAGCTCTTGAGATGATGCTG atgtCGACGCCTGTGACTGGGCAGGATGCTCATATTCTGGGCCTTGTGGATTCCGTAGCTCCAACAGATGAGTTGGTCAACACAGCTCGTTCCTGGGCCTTGCAAATTTTGGCTCGTAGAAGACCATGGGTTACTAGTTTGCATAGAACTGACAAATTAGAGTCCCTAGCAGAAGCTAGGGCAATACTAAAGGTCACTAGATGTCAAGCCCAGGAACAAGCTCCAAATCTCAGACACCAACTTATATGCATTAATGTCATTGAAGAGGGCATAATTTCCGGTCCTCGTATTGGTCTTCTGaag GAAGCAGAGGCTCTAGAGGACCTTCGGCAATCTGAAATCACCAGGAGTTTGGTCCACATCTTCTTTGCTCGACGTGGAACTTCAAAG ATTGCTGGAATCACTGATTTGGGCTTGACACCAAGGAAAGTTAATAGGATTGCTGTTGTTGGAGGGGGACTAATGGGCTCTGGAATAGCAACGGCATTGATTGTAAGTGACTACCATGTTGTTCTAAAAGAAGTAAATGAGAGTTCTCTTCTGGATGGGATAGGCAGGGTCAAAG TCAATTTGGAGAGTCAAGTCAAGAGAGGAAAAATGACACAAGAGAAGATTGAGAGAACACTTTCTCGTCTGAATGGTGTTCTCAGCTATGATAGCTTTAAAGATGTGGATCTAGTCATAGAG GCTGTAGCTGAAAATCTCTGTTTAAAGCAACAAATTTTGTTcgatattgaaaaatattgccCTCAACATTCCATCTTTGCTTGTAATACCTCTGCATTTGACTTGAACGCGATTGGagaaaggacaaaatctcaaaatcgGATCATTGGGGCCCATTTTTTCTG CCCTGCCTATGTAACGCCTCTCCTGGAAATAGTTCGCACAGAAAGAACCTCCCCCCAAGTAATTGTAGACTTGCTAGATGTTGGGAAGAGGATAAAGAAAACTCCAGTAGTTGTTGGGAATTGCACTGGCTTTGCAATTGGGCGGATGTTCTTCCCTTACTCACAATCAGCCATGTTGCTTGTTGAACGTGGTGCTGACGTATACAGGGTTGATCACGCAATTACGAAATTTGGGATGCCATTGGGCCCATTTAG AGTGGTTGATCGGGTTGGTTTTGAGGTTGCTATTGCGACTTCTAACCACTATGTAAAGGCCTATCCAGAGAGAGCATTTAAACCAATGCTGATTTCTGTCCTGCAAGAGGAGAACCGAGCAG GGGAATCTACTCGAAAGGGTTTCTATTTGTATGATGACAATGGCAAGGCTAGCCCAGATCCTGACATACAGAAATATGTCGAAAGGGCTCAGAGCACATCTGACGTTAcg ATGTGCAAAGATTCGCTCGTTGTTGATCTATTCTGA
- the LOC131315057 gene encoding glyoxysomal fatty acid beta-oxidation multifunctional protein MFP-a-like isoform X2, with product MKGRTVLEVGADGVAIITITNPPLNLLSVDGSGGKFSGGFDVSVFGGSDGRKENQKVGFMSIEFLTDVLEAASKPIVAAIGGPALGGGFEVALACHARISTSTAQLGLPELQFGLIPGLGGTQRLPRLVGLTKALEMMLMSTPVTGQDAHILGLVDSVAPTDELVNTARSWALQILARRRPWVTSLHRTDKLESLAEARAILKVTRCQAQEQAPNLRHQLICINVIEEGIISGPRIGLLKEAEALEDLRQSEITRSLVHIFFARRGTSKIAGITDLGLTPRKVNRIAVVGGGLMGSGIATALIVSDYHVVLKEVNESSLLDGIGRVKVNLESQVKRGKMTQEKIERTLSRLNGVLSYDSFKDVDLVIEAVAENLCLKQQILFDIEKYCPQHSIFACNTSAFDLNAIGERTKSQNRIIGAHFFCPAYVTPLLEIVRTERTSPQVIVDLLDVGKRIKKTPVVVGNCTGFAIGRMFFPYSQSAMLLVERGADVYRVDHAITKFGMPLGPFRVVDRVGFEVAIATSNHYVKAYPERAFKPMLISVLQEENRAGESTRKGFYLYDDNGKASPDPDIQKYVERAQSTSDVTLMKLSDGDIVEMIFFPIVNEACRILAEGVAVKASDLDIASVLGMEFPAYRGGIIFWANSIGSTYICSKLKDWSMTHGDFFKPCAYLVERAAKGASLGASVEQANSRL from the exons atGAAGGGGAGAACAGTGTTGGAGGTGGGAGCCGATGGGGTCGCTATCATCACCATAACTAATCCGCCACTCAATTTGCTCTCCGTCGACG GTTCTGGTGGTAAATTCTCTGGAGGCTTTGATGTGTCTGTATTTGGTGGGAGTGATGGCAGAAAGG AGAACCAAAAGGTTGGATTTATGTCGATAGAATTTCTCACCGACGTTTTGGAAG CTGCAAGCAAACCTATAGTAGCCGCTATTGGTGGCCCTGCCTTGGGTGGTGGATTTGAAGTTGCACTG GCCTGCCATGCCCGGATATCAACTTCTACTGCACAGCTAGGCTTGCCTGAGCTTCAGTTTGGGTTAATTCCTGGACTTGGAG GAACACAGCGGTTGCCACGTCTTGTAGGCCTTACTAAAGCTCTTGAGATGATGCTG atgtCGACGCCTGTGACTGGGCAGGATGCTCATATTCTGGGCCTTGTGGATTCCGTAGCTCCAACAGATGAGTTGGTCAACACAGCTCGTTCCTGGGCCTTGCAAATTTTGGCTCGTAGAAGACCATGGGTTACTAGTTTGCATAGAACTGACAAATTAGAGTCCCTAGCAGAAGCTAGGGCAATACTAAAGGTCACTAGATGTCAAGCCCAGGAACAAGCTCCAAATCTCAGACACCAACTTATATGCATTAATGTCATTGAAGAGGGCATAATTTCCGGTCCTCGTATTGGTCTTCTGaag GAAGCAGAGGCTCTAGAGGACCTTCGGCAATCTGAAATCACCAGGAGTTTGGTCCACATCTTCTTTGCTCGACGTGGAACTTCAAAG ATTGCTGGAATCACTGATTTGGGCTTGACACCAAGGAAAGTTAATAGGATTGCTGTTGTTGGAGGGGGACTAATGGGCTCTGGAATAGCAACGGCATTGATTGTAAGTGACTACCATGTTGTTCTAAAAGAAGTAAATGAGAGTTCTCTTCTGGATGGGATAGGCAGGGTCAAAG TCAATTTGGAGAGTCAAGTCAAGAGAGGAAAAATGACACAAGAGAAGATTGAGAGAACACTTTCTCGTCTGAATGGTGTTCTCAGCTATGATAGCTTTAAAGATGTGGATCTAGTCATAGAG GCTGTAGCTGAAAATCTCTGTTTAAAGCAACAAATTTTGTTcgatattgaaaaatattgccCTCAACATTCCATCTTTGCTTGTAATACCTCTGCATTTGACTTGAACGCGATTGGagaaaggacaaaatctcaaaatcgGATCATTGGGGCCCATTTTTTCTG CCCTGCCTATGTAACGCCTCTCCTGGAAATAGTTCGCACAGAAAGAACCTCCCCCCAAGTAATTGTAGACTTGCTAGATGTTGGGAAGAGGATAAAGAAAACTCCAGTAGTTGTTGGGAATTGCACTGGCTTTGCAATTGGGCGGATGTTCTTCCCTTACTCACAATCAGCCATGTTGCTTGTTGAACGTGGTGCTGACGTATACAGGGTTGATCACGCAATTACGAAATTTGGGATGCCATTGGGCCCATTTAG AGTGGTTGATCGGGTTGGTTTTGAGGTTGCTATTGCGACTTCTAACCACTATGTAAAGGCCTATCCAGAGAGAGCATTTAAACCAATGCTGATTTCTGTCCTGCAAGAGGAGAACCGAGCAG GGGAATCTACTCGAAAGGGTTTCTATTTGTATGATGACAATGGCAAGGCTAGCCCAGATCCTGACATACAGAAATATGTCGAAAGGGCTCAGAGCACATCTGACGTTAcg TTGATGAAGTTGTCTGATGGAGACATAGTTGAGATGATATTCTTTCCTATCGTGAATGAGGCCTGCCGCATCCTTGCTGAAGGAGTTGCGGTCAAGGCATCCGACCTTGATATTGCTTCTGTACTGGGGATGGAATTTCCAGCATACAG GGGAGGAATCATTTTCTGGGCCAATTCTATTGGGTCCACATACATTTGCTCAAAATTGAAGGATTGGTCAATGACACATGGAGATTTCTTCAAGCCGTGTGCTTATTTAGTGGAACGAGCTGCCAAGGGAGCTTCTCTG GGAGCCTCTGTCGAACAAGCTAACTCTCGGTTATAA
- the LOC131315057 gene encoding glyoxysomal fatty acid beta-oxidation multifunctional protein MFP-a-like isoform X1, whose amino-acid sequence MKGRTVLEVGADGVAIITITNPPLNLLSVDVMLSLKESIEEALPRENVKAIVVTGSGGKFSGGFDVSVFGGSDGRKENQKVGFMSIEFLTDVLEAASKPIVAAIGGPALGGGFEVALACHARISTSTAQLGLPELQFGLIPGLGGTQRLPRLVGLTKALEMMLMSTPVTGQDAHILGLVDSVAPTDELVNTARSWALQILARRRPWVTSLHRTDKLESLAEARAILKVTRCQAQEQAPNLRHQLICINVIEEGIISGPRIGLLKEAEALEDLRQSEITRSLVHIFFARRGTSKIAGITDLGLTPRKVNRIAVVGGGLMGSGIATALIVSDYHVVLKEVNESSLLDGIGRVKVNLESQVKRGKMTQEKIERTLSRLNGVLSYDSFKDVDLVIEAVAENLCLKQQILFDIEKYCPQHSIFACNTSAFDLNAIGERTKSQNRIIGAHFFCPAYVTPLLEIVRTERTSPQVIVDLLDVGKRIKKTPVVVGNCTGFAIGRMFFPYSQSAMLLVERGADVYRVDHAITKFGMPLGPFRVVDRVGFEVAIATSNHYVKAYPERAFKPMLISVLQEENRAGESTRKGFYLYDDNGKASPDPDIQKYVERAQSTSDVTLMKLSDGDIVEMIFFPIVNEACRILAEGVAVKASDLDIASVLGMEFPAYRGGIIFWANSIGSTYICSKLKDWSMTHGDFFKPCAYLVERAAKGASLGASVEQANSRL is encoded by the exons atGAAGGGGAGAACAGTGTTGGAGGTGGGAGCCGATGGGGTCGCTATCATCACCATAACTAATCCGCCACTCAATTTGCTCTCCGTCGACG TTATGCTCAGCTTAAAAGAGAGCATTGAAGAAGCATTGCCAAGAGAGAATGTGAAAGCAATTGTGGTAACTG GTTCTGGTGGTAAATTCTCTGGAGGCTTTGATGTGTCTGTATTTGGTGGGAGTGATGGCAGAAAGG AGAACCAAAAGGTTGGATTTATGTCGATAGAATTTCTCACCGACGTTTTGGAAG CTGCAAGCAAACCTATAGTAGCCGCTATTGGTGGCCCTGCCTTGGGTGGTGGATTTGAAGTTGCACTG GCCTGCCATGCCCGGATATCAACTTCTACTGCACAGCTAGGCTTGCCTGAGCTTCAGTTTGGGTTAATTCCTGGACTTGGAG GAACACAGCGGTTGCCACGTCTTGTAGGCCTTACTAAAGCTCTTGAGATGATGCTG atgtCGACGCCTGTGACTGGGCAGGATGCTCATATTCTGGGCCTTGTGGATTCCGTAGCTCCAACAGATGAGTTGGTCAACACAGCTCGTTCCTGGGCCTTGCAAATTTTGGCTCGTAGAAGACCATGGGTTACTAGTTTGCATAGAACTGACAAATTAGAGTCCCTAGCAGAAGCTAGGGCAATACTAAAGGTCACTAGATGTCAAGCCCAGGAACAAGCTCCAAATCTCAGACACCAACTTATATGCATTAATGTCATTGAAGAGGGCATAATTTCCGGTCCTCGTATTGGTCTTCTGaag GAAGCAGAGGCTCTAGAGGACCTTCGGCAATCTGAAATCACCAGGAGTTTGGTCCACATCTTCTTTGCTCGACGTGGAACTTCAAAG ATTGCTGGAATCACTGATTTGGGCTTGACACCAAGGAAAGTTAATAGGATTGCTGTTGTTGGAGGGGGACTAATGGGCTCTGGAATAGCAACGGCATTGATTGTAAGTGACTACCATGTTGTTCTAAAAGAAGTAAATGAGAGTTCTCTTCTGGATGGGATAGGCAGGGTCAAAG TCAATTTGGAGAGTCAAGTCAAGAGAGGAAAAATGACACAAGAGAAGATTGAGAGAACACTTTCTCGTCTGAATGGTGTTCTCAGCTATGATAGCTTTAAAGATGTGGATCTAGTCATAGAG GCTGTAGCTGAAAATCTCTGTTTAAAGCAACAAATTTTGTTcgatattgaaaaatattgccCTCAACATTCCATCTTTGCTTGTAATACCTCTGCATTTGACTTGAACGCGATTGGagaaaggacaaaatctcaaaatcgGATCATTGGGGCCCATTTTTTCTG CCCTGCCTATGTAACGCCTCTCCTGGAAATAGTTCGCACAGAAAGAACCTCCCCCCAAGTAATTGTAGACTTGCTAGATGTTGGGAAGAGGATAAAGAAAACTCCAGTAGTTGTTGGGAATTGCACTGGCTTTGCAATTGGGCGGATGTTCTTCCCTTACTCACAATCAGCCATGTTGCTTGTTGAACGTGGTGCTGACGTATACAGGGTTGATCACGCAATTACGAAATTTGGGATGCCATTGGGCCCATTTAG AGTGGTTGATCGGGTTGGTTTTGAGGTTGCTATTGCGACTTCTAACCACTATGTAAAGGCCTATCCAGAGAGAGCATTTAAACCAATGCTGATTTCTGTCCTGCAAGAGGAGAACCGAGCAG GGGAATCTACTCGAAAGGGTTTCTATTTGTATGATGACAATGGCAAGGCTAGCCCAGATCCTGACATACAGAAATATGTCGAAAGGGCTCAGAGCACATCTGACGTTAcg TTGATGAAGTTGTCTGATGGAGACATAGTTGAGATGATATTCTTTCCTATCGTGAATGAGGCCTGCCGCATCCTTGCTGAAGGAGTTGCGGTCAAGGCATCCGACCTTGATATTGCTTCTGTACTGGGGATGGAATTTCCAGCATACAG GGGAGGAATCATTTTCTGGGCCAATTCTATTGGGTCCACATACATTTGCTCAAAATTGAAGGATTGGTCAATGACACATGGAGATTTCTTCAAGCCGTGTGCTTATTTAGTGGAACGAGCTGCCAAGGGAGCTTCTCTG GGAGCCTCTGTCGAACAAGCTAACTCTCGGTTATAA
- the LOC131315057 gene encoding glyoxysomal fatty acid beta-oxidation multifunctional protein MFP-a-like isoform X3, whose protein sequence is MSIEFLTDVLEAASKPIVAAIGGPALGGGFEVALACHARISTSTAQLGLPELQFGLIPGLGGTQRLPRLVGLTKALEMMLMSTPVTGQDAHILGLVDSVAPTDELVNTARSWALQILARRRPWVTSLHRTDKLESLAEARAILKVTRCQAQEQAPNLRHQLICINVIEEGIISGPRIGLLKEAEALEDLRQSEITRSLVHIFFARRGTSKIAGITDLGLTPRKVNRIAVVGGGLMGSGIATALIVSDYHVVLKEVNESSLLDGIGRVKVNLESQVKRGKMTQEKIERTLSRLNGVLSYDSFKDVDLVIEAVAENLCLKQQILFDIEKYCPQHSIFACNTSAFDLNAIGERTKSQNRIIGAHFFCPAYVTPLLEIVRTERTSPQVIVDLLDVGKRIKKTPVVVGNCTGFAIGRMFFPYSQSAMLLVERGADVYRVDHAITKFGMPLGPFRVVDRVGFEVAIATSNHYVKAYPERAFKPMLISVLQEENRAGESTRKGFYLYDDNGKASPDPDIQKYVERAQSTSDVTLMKLSDGDIVEMIFFPIVNEACRILAEGVAVKASDLDIASVLGMEFPAYRGGIIFWANSIGSTYICSKLKDWSMTHGDFFKPCAYLVERAAKGASLGASVEQANSRL, encoded by the exons ATGTCGATAGAATTTCTCACCGACGTTTTGGAAG CTGCAAGCAAACCTATAGTAGCCGCTATTGGTGGCCCTGCCTTGGGTGGTGGATTTGAAGTTGCACTG GCCTGCCATGCCCGGATATCAACTTCTACTGCACAGCTAGGCTTGCCTGAGCTTCAGTTTGGGTTAATTCCTGGACTTGGAG GAACACAGCGGTTGCCACGTCTTGTAGGCCTTACTAAAGCTCTTGAGATGATGCTG atgtCGACGCCTGTGACTGGGCAGGATGCTCATATTCTGGGCCTTGTGGATTCCGTAGCTCCAACAGATGAGTTGGTCAACACAGCTCGTTCCTGGGCCTTGCAAATTTTGGCTCGTAGAAGACCATGGGTTACTAGTTTGCATAGAACTGACAAATTAGAGTCCCTAGCAGAAGCTAGGGCAATACTAAAGGTCACTAGATGTCAAGCCCAGGAACAAGCTCCAAATCTCAGACACCAACTTATATGCATTAATGTCATTGAAGAGGGCATAATTTCCGGTCCTCGTATTGGTCTTCTGaag GAAGCAGAGGCTCTAGAGGACCTTCGGCAATCTGAAATCACCAGGAGTTTGGTCCACATCTTCTTTGCTCGACGTGGAACTTCAAAG ATTGCTGGAATCACTGATTTGGGCTTGACACCAAGGAAAGTTAATAGGATTGCTGTTGTTGGAGGGGGACTAATGGGCTCTGGAATAGCAACGGCATTGATTGTAAGTGACTACCATGTTGTTCTAAAAGAAGTAAATGAGAGTTCTCTTCTGGATGGGATAGGCAGGGTCAAAG TCAATTTGGAGAGTCAAGTCAAGAGAGGAAAAATGACACAAGAGAAGATTGAGAGAACACTTTCTCGTCTGAATGGTGTTCTCAGCTATGATAGCTTTAAAGATGTGGATCTAGTCATAGAG GCTGTAGCTGAAAATCTCTGTTTAAAGCAACAAATTTTGTTcgatattgaaaaatattgccCTCAACATTCCATCTTTGCTTGTAATACCTCTGCATTTGACTTGAACGCGATTGGagaaaggacaaaatctcaaaatcgGATCATTGGGGCCCATTTTTTCTG CCCTGCCTATGTAACGCCTCTCCTGGAAATAGTTCGCACAGAAAGAACCTCCCCCCAAGTAATTGTAGACTTGCTAGATGTTGGGAAGAGGATAAAGAAAACTCCAGTAGTTGTTGGGAATTGCACTGGCTTTGCAATTGGGCGGATGTTCTTCCCTTACTCACAATCAGCCATGTTGCTTGTTGAACGTGGTGCTGACGTATACAGGGTTGATCACGCAATTACGAAATTTGGGATGCCATTGGGCCCATTTAG AGTGGTTGATCGGGTTGGTTTTGAGGTTGCTATTGCGACTTCTAACCACTATGTAAAGGCCTATCCAGAGAGAGCATTTAAACCAATGCTGATTTCTGTCCTGCAAGAGGAGAACCGAGCAG GGGAATCTACTCGAAAGGGTTTCTATTTGTATGATGACAATGGCAAGGCTAGCCCAGATCCTGACATACAGAAATATGTCGAAAGGGCTCAGAGCACATCTGACGTTAcg TTGATGAAGTTGTCTGATGGAGACATAGTTGAGATGATATTCTTTCCTATCGTGAATGAGGCCTGCCGCATCCTTGCTGAAGGAGTTGCGGTCAAGGCATCCGACCTTGATATTGCTTCTGTACTGGGGATGGAATTTCCAGCATACAG GGGAGGAATCATTTTCTGGGCCAATTCTATTGGGTCCACATACATTTGCTCAAAATTGAAGGATTGGTCAATGACACATGGAGATTTCTTCAAGCCGTGTGCTTATTTAGTGGAACGAGCTGCCAAGGGAGCTTCTCTG GGAGCCTCTGTCGAACAAGCTAACTCTCGGTTATAA
- the LOC131315058 gene encoding uncharacterized protein LOC131315058, whose amino-acid sequence MVLKIEQTGIKYFLFLIAFEHRRERERERDHGEFFNKNNEKQVSEPRGTRMVLKIEQRGIKNFSFLTAFEHRREREITQHPPMASPAFPCLFLILLLTLRISSAAAAAADDTPTAYQILQEYGFPAGLLPEGVTGYELDKSSGKFKAYLGVTGGSTCSFKVVGYQLKYKSTITGVISKDKISNLKGISVKVLFLWFNIGEVTRDGDDLQLSVGIASANFGVENFEESPRCGCGFECVNGGEGEGVKLRLKFNRFVPSLLE is encoded by the coding sequence ATGGTGTTGAAAATTGAGCAAACGGGAATCAAATACTTCCTCTTCCTCATAGCCTTTGaacacaggagagagagagagagagagagagatcacggggaattttttaataaaaataacgAAAAGCAAGTGAGTGAACCACGTGGAACACGAATGGTGTTGAAAATTGAGCAAAGGGGaatcaaaaatttctccttcctCACAGCCTTTGaacacaggagagagagagagatcactcAGCATCCACCGATGGCTTCACCGGCCTTTCCTTGCCTCTTTCTCATACTTCTACTCACTCTCCGAATCTCTTCTGCTGCCGCCGCAGCCGCAGACGACACTCCCACGGCCTACCAAATCCTACAGGAATACGGTTTTCCAGCGGGGCTTCTCCCAGAGGGCGTGACGGGCTACGAATTGGACAAATCCAGCGGCAaattcaaggcctacttgggcGTCACCGGCGGGAGCACCTGCAGTTTCAAAGTGGTCGGTTACCAGCTCAAGTACAAGTCCACCATCACGGGGGTGATATCCAAGGACAAGATCAGCAACTTGAAGGGTATTAGCGTCAAAGTGCTCTTCCTCTGGTTCAACATCGGGGAGGTCACTCGCGACGGCGACGATCTCCAGTTGTCCGTCGGGATTGCGTCCGCTAATTTTGGTGTTGAGAATTTTGAGGAGAGCCCTCGGTGTGGTTGTGGATTTGAGTGTGTGAATGGAGGGGAGGGAGAGGGGGTGAAGCTCAGGTTGAAATTCAACCGTTTTGTGCCTTCTCTTTTGGAGTGA
- the LOC131315060 gene encoding late embryogenesis abundant protein Lea5-like: MARSLSNAKLLSSFVVDRISASFVRRGYAAASQGVVSGSVSGAGRGVMGKKVVGEESTKTSSWVPDPVTGYYRPENHAVEIDVAELREMLLNNKVRRH; encoded by the exons ATGgctcgctctctctctaacgccaaacttctctcttcctTCGTCGTCGATAGGATCTCCGCCTCCTTTGTCAG GCGCGGATACGCGGCGGCATCACAAGGAGTTGTGTCGGGATCTGTATCCGGAGCCGGCAGAGGCGTGATGGGGAAGAAAGTAGTAGGTGAAGAGTCGACAAAGACATCGTCGTGGGTCCCGGATCCGGTGACCGGATACTACAGGCCCGAGAATCACGCCGTCGAGATCGACGTCGCCGAGTTGCGTGAGATGCTCCTCAATAACAAAGTCAGACGACACTAA
- the LOC131315061 gene encoding uncharacterized protein LOC131315061, translating into MEGSRKNGKNRNPCLTMHQPWASLLVHGVKRIEGRSWPAPIRGRIWIHAAGKVPDAATIKAMEDFYREIYAVNGITDLKFPQQYPVSRLIGCIEVVGCLRREELACWNEVPEGVRLEALTDFCWLCEQPQKLCVPIEMRGFHGVYDLERKIYEAAMGDLIPVDSSLLVKFRLPNPQDPFSLKPGSISACFPKSKASEIEKSSSLSAAIAAASAAATQYSKKGQNLENNAFNSRNTRNFTRQWQLKNNSSAEHKMVSNEVGTLARHHNEGNSGSYPKQFLHAESSHRLGPHSKIFAAAVRGLRPE; encoded by the exons atggaaggaaGCAGAAAGAATGGGAAGAATAGGAACCCATGTCTGACGATGCACCAACCATGGGCTTCACTCCTTGTTCATGGCGTTAAGCGCATCGAAGGCCGCTCTTGGCCTGCCCCCATCAGAG GTCGTATTTGGATCCATGCTGCTGGTAAAGTTCCAGATGCTGCTACCATTAAAGCTATGGAGGACTTTTATCGGGAAATCTATGCTGTTAATGGGATTACAGATCTCAAGTTTCCACAACAGTATCCAGTTTCAAGACTTATTG GTTGCATTGAAGTGGTTGGTTGCCTTAGGCGTGAAGAACTAGCATGCTGGAATGAGGTGCCTGAAGGG GTGAGGCTAGAAGCACTAACCGATTTTTGCTGGCTTTGTGAACAGCCACAA AAATTGTGTGTTCCAATTGAGATGCGAGGTTTTCACGGTGTTTATGACTTGGAAAGAAAG ATATACGAGGCTGCTATGGGAGATCTTATCCCAGTTGACAGTTCACTGCTCGTGAAGTTCCGACTTCCAAACCCACAAGATCCTTTTTCCCTGAAGCCAGGATCCATTTCTGCATGCTTCCCCAAATCTAAAGCATCTGAAATTGAGAAATCATCAAGTCTCAGTGCAGCCATAGCTGCTGCAAGTGCAGCAGCGACACAGTATTCAAAGAAGGGTCAGAATTTAGAAAATAATGCCTTTAACAGTAGGAATACGAGGAATTTTACAAGACAGTGGCAATTGAAGAACAACTCTTCTGCTGAGCATAAGATGGTTTCCAATGAAGTGGGCACTCTGGCTCGTCATCATAATGAGGGCAACAGTGGTAGTTACCCTAAACAATTTTTGCATGCTGAATCAAGCCACCGTCTCGGACCTCATTCTAAG ATATTTGCTGCTGCAGTGAGAGGGCTGAGGCCTGAGTGA